A genomic region of uncultured Roseibium sp. contains the following coding sequences:
- a CDS encoding NAD-glutamate dehydrogenase, with protein MPDKHDVEKQKLIDAVHTGLNQESPALAEFAAAFYDRAAAEDLVAYTAEELNGFARSAWQDFQDHELGTHRVSITNPSTQNKNPKIDSLTIIEIVNDNMPFLVDSVMDELQNSKLDVHLVLHPIFIVERDESGKLLSSVARKKPPKRKDRQESFIHIHVTRIDSDEARDALLTRLDAVLTSVRSVVDDFKPMQERLAEAIDTFKTTQIPGSSDDLWEAIHFLEWMEKNNFIFLGMREYKFEGGVDEGELSPSEGTGLGLLTDPDVRVLRRGSEYVQITPEIREFLKNPEPLIIAKANVRSTVHRRVHMDYVGAKIYDDDGRLSGELRIVGLFASTAYTEPTSTIPFLRRKVASVLARAGYGSESHSGRALRNVLEAFPRDELFQIERERLFDFAIAILQLDERPRIRVLSRPDKFDRYVSILVFVPRDRYSTEVRINIGTYLASIYEGRLSAWYVTYLEGPLARVHYIIGRDTGETPKPEQEELEAAVADMVRTWSDNVRDALNKEFPPVQARQLAERYALSFHGGYKEVYNAQSALSDIVKLETLSELDDTTITFHRPTGSNGNRLSLKVYHCGSPIPLSARVPLLENMGFKVINERTYRVTPADTPMSYLHEMTLESHSGEDFGLPAELQTRLESMFMAIWMGRAENDGYNRLVLTADLAWRDVAVVRALSKYLRQAGIPFSEDYMWRTLNNYPAITAKLVELFHLRFNPDVTQKDRELGSDRLAGELSEDLEDVSSLDDDRILRRFQNAIGSVLRTNFYQLAADGQPKPTFAFKIDSRQIDDLPQPRPFREIFVYSPRVEGVHLRFGMVARGGLRWSDRPQDFRTEVLGLVKAQQVKNAVIVPVGAKGGFVPKQLPSIGDRDAWFKEGTESYKIFINALLDVTDNLDEDKILPPERVQRFDVDDPYLVVAADKGTATFSDTANGISEGRHFWLGDAFASGGSAGYDHKKMGITARGAWEAVKRHFREMNRDIQSEPFTAAGVGDMSGDVFGNGMLLSKATKLVAAFDHRDIFIDPDPDPAKTWDERKRMFDLGRSSWNDYDTDLISKGGGIFSRQLKSIPLSPEIQALLGLEKAAATPQEVMTAILKMNVDLLWFGGIGTYIRATTETDADAGDRANDPIRITAPDVGAKVIGEGANLGLTQLARIEFNKHGGRCNSDAIDNSAGVNSSDMEVNIKIALGAAVKSGKLNVESRNTLLADMTDEVAELVLRNNYLQTLAISMTQLRGLEDFGFQVRMMRQLEQADLLDRVVEQLPDEATLREMRKAGQLLTRAELGVLLAYAKITLYDALLDSSVPDDAYLARELFRYFPEQMATAYEDEINGHRLRREIIATMLANSMINRGGATFLTRLMDQTGATPTEIAQGFVAVRNSFDLTDLNTEIDALDTKIDGGLQLDLYTEVQSLLLERVVWFKRNVHFDKGLSAVVDRFRNGIADLRERLESLLPEEPAELLNARAAEYEEKGVPASLARRIAWLIAEQAIPDIVIVSEETGADLETAAEAYYQVAHHFKIGNMHELASGLEVRDYYDGLALDRARAILFSAHRDLASAAIRAGSFANWLTEHAAEAESRHGAVNEILDGGLSVSKFTVAAGLLAEICGSA; from the coding sequence ATGCCGGACAAACATGACGTCGAGAAACAAAAACTCATCGACGCAGTCCACACTGGTCTGAACCAGGAAAGTCCCGCCCTGGCGGAGTTTGCGGCCGCCTTCTACGACCGGGCAGCCGCCGAGGATCTGGTTGCCTACACTGCCGAAGAGCTGAACGGCTTTGCCCGGAGCGCCTGGCAGGATTTTCAGGACCATGAACTCGGCACCCATCGCGTCAGCATTACCAACCCCTCAACGCAGAACAAGAATCCCAAGATCGACAGCCTGACGATCATCGAGATCGTCAATGACAACATGCCGTTCCTGGTTGATTCGGTGATGGACGAGCTGCAGAACAGCAAACTCGACGTGCATCTTGTCCTCCACCCGATCTTCATTGTCGAACGCGACGAAAGCGGCAAACTGCTGTCTTCGGTCGCCCGGAAAAAGCCGCCCAAGCGTAAGGACCGCCAGGAAAGTTTCATTCATATTCACGTGACCCGGATCGATTCGGATGAAGCCCGCGACGCTTTGCTGACGCGGCTCGACGCCGTGCTGACCTCCGTCCGGTCGGTTGTCGACGACTTCAAGCCGATGCAGGAGCGCCTTGCCGAAGCGATCGACACGTTCAAGACCACGCAGATCCCCGGCAGCAGCGATGATCTCTGGGAAGCCATCCACTTCCTGGAGTGGATGGAAAAGAACAACTTCATTTTCCTCGGCATGCGGGAATACAAGTTCGAAGGCGGCGTCGACGAGGGCGAACTCTCCCCGTCCGAAGGCACCGGACTCGGTCTGCTGACGGATCCCGACGTCCGCGTTCTCAGGCGCGGCTCCGAATATGTCCAGATCACTCCGGAAATCCGTGAATTCCTGAAAAACCCCGAGCCGCTGATCATTGCCAAGGCCAATGTGCGCAGCACCGTGCACCGGCGCGTGCACATGGACTATGTCGGCGCCAAGATCTACGACGATGACGGCCGGCTGTCGGGGGAATTGCGCATTGTCGGCCTTTTTGCCTCGACGGCCTATACCGAGCCGACCAGCACCATCCCCTTTCTGCGCCGCAAGGTTGCCAGTGTCCTCGCGCGCGCCGGTTACGGCTCTGAAAGCCACTCGGGGCGCGCGCTCCGGAATGTTCTTGAAGCCTTCCCGCGCGATGAACTGTTCCAGATCGAACGCGAGCGCCTCTTCGATTTCGCCATTGCCATCCTGCAACTCGATGAACGCCCGCGCATCCGTGTCCTGTCCCGTCCGGACAAGTTCGACCGCTACGTCTCCATCCTGGTGTTCGTCCCGCGCGACCGTTACTCGACCGAAGTCAGGATCAACATCGGAACCTATCTGGCGTCCATCTACGAAGGCCGGCTGTCCGCCTGGTATGTCACCTATCTGGAAGGCCCCCTGGCACGGGTCCACTACATTATCGGCCGCGACACGGGCGAAACGCCGAAACCGGAACAGGAAGAACTGGAAGCCGCCGTCGCCGACATGGTCCGCACCTGGTCGGACAACGTCAGGGACGCTCTGAACAAGGAATTTCCGCCGGTTCAGGCACGCCAGTTGGCCGAGCGTTATGCGCTGTCTTTCCACGGTGGCTACAAGGAGGTCTACAACGCCCAGTCCGCGCTTTCCGATATCGTCAAACTGGAAACGCTGAGCGAACTGGACGACACGACGATCACGTTCCACCGTCCGACCGGATCCAATGGCAACCGCCTGTCGCTGAAAGTGTACCACTGCGGGTCGCCGATTCCGCTTTCCGCCCGAGTGCCGCTTCTGGAAAACATGGGCTTCAAGGTTATCAACGAGCGAACCTACCGGGTCACACCGGCCGACACGCCGATGTCCTACCTGCATGAAATGACCCTCGAGAGTCACTCGGGGGAAGATTTCGGTCTGCCAGCGGAGCTCCAGACCAGGCTGGAAAGCATGTTCATGGCGATCTGGATGGGCCGCGCGGAAAACGACGGTTACAACCGTCTCGTCCTGACCGCCGACCTCGCCTGGCGGGACGTTGCGGTTGTCCGGGCGCTGTCGAAATACCTGCGCCAGGCCGGCATCCCGTTTTCCGAAGACTACATGTGGCGCACGCTGAACAACTATCCGGCAATCACGGCGAAGCTGGTCGAGCTGTTCCATCTCCGCTTCAATCCGGACGTCACGCAAAAGGATCGCGAGCTCGGCTCCGATCGGCTTGCCGGCGAACTGAGCGAGGACCTGGAAGACGTTTCGAGCCTTGACGACGACCGTATCCTGCGGCGGTTCCAGAACGCCATCGGATCTGTCCTGCGGACCAATTTCTACCAGTTGGCCGCAGACGGCCAGCCCAAGCCGACATTCGCGTTCAAGATCGACAGCCGCCAGATCGACGATCTGCCGCAGCCCCGGCCCTTCCGCGAGATCTTTGTCTACAGCCCCCGCGTCGAGGGTGTTCACCTGCGCTTCGGCATGGTCGCGCGCGGCGGCCTGCGCTGGTCCGACCGGCCGCAGGATTTCCGGACCGAGGTCCTGGGACTGGTCAAGGCCCAACAGGTCAAGAACGCGGTGATCGTGCCCGTCGGCGCCAAGGGCGGTTTCGTACCCAAGCAGCTTCCGTCGATCGGTGACAGGGACGCCTGGTTCAAGGAAGGCACCGAAAGCTACAAGATCTTCATCAACGCCCTTCTGGATGTCACGGACAATCTGGATGAAGACAAGATCCTGCCGCCTGAACGGGTACAGCGTTTCGACGTCGACGATCCCTACCTGGTTGTCGCCGCCGACAAGGGAACCGCGACTTTCTCCGATACCGCGAACGGCATTTCGGAAGGCCGCCATTTCTGGCTCGGTGACGCCTTCGCCTCGGGCGGCTCCGCCGGCTATGACCACAAGAAGATGGGCATCACCGCGCGCGGTGCCTGGGAGGCCGTCAAGCGCCACTTCCGCGAGATGAACCGGGACATCCAGAGCGAGCCTTTCACGGCAGCCGGCGTCGGCGACATGTCCGGCGACGTGTTCGGCAACGGCATGCTCCTGTCCAAGGCGACCAAACTGGTTGCCGCGTTTGATCACCGGGACATTTTCATCGATCCGGACCCGGATCCGGCGAAGACCTGGGACGAACGCAAGCGCATGTTCGATCTCGGCCGGTCGTCCTGGAACGACTACGACACCGATCTGATTTCCAAGGGTGGCGGCATCTTCTCCCGTCAGCTGAAGTCCATACCGTTGAGCCCGGAGATCCAGGCGCTGCTCGGCCTCGAAAAAGCCGCGGCAACGCCCCAGGAAGTCATGACGGCAATCCTGAAGATGAATGTCGACCTGTTGTGGTTTGGCGGCATCGGCACCTATATCCGTGCAACAACGGAGACCGATGCAGACGCCGGCGACAGGGCCAATGATCCGATCCGGATCACGGCGCCGGATGTCGGCGCGAAGGTTATCGGCGAAGGGGCAAACCTGGGCCTCACCCAGCTGGCCCGCATCGAGTTCAACAAGCATGGCGGCCGGTGCAATTCCGACGCGATCGACAATTCCGCCGGGGTGAACTCCTCCGATATGGAGGTCAACATCAAGATCGCCCTCGGAGCAGCAGTCAAGTCGGGGAAACTGAACGTCGAGTCGCGGAACACGCTGCTCGCCGACATGACGGACGAAGTCGCCGAACTGGTTCTGCGGAACAACTACCTGCAGACGCTTGCCATTTCCATGACGCAGCTGCGTGGCCTTGAGGACTTCGGCTTCCAGGTCCGCATGATGCGCCAGCTCGAACAGGCGGACCTGCTCGACCGTGTCGTCGAACAGCTCCCCGACGAGGCCACCTTGCGCGAAATGCGAAAGGCCGGACAGCTCCTCACCCGGGCCGAACTGGGCGTGCTTCTGGCCTATGCCAAGATCACACTCTACGACGCGCTTCTGGACAGCTCCGTGCCGGATGACGCCTATCTCGCGCGGGAACTGTTCCGCTATTTCCCCGAGCAGATGGCAACCGCCTACGAGGACGAGATCAACGGTCATCGCCTGCGCCGCGAGATCATTGCGACCATGCTGGCCAACTCCATGATCAACCGGGGCGGCGCAACCTTCCTGACCCGGCTGATGGATCAGACGGGCGCGACACCGACGGAAATCGCCCAGGGATTTGTCGCAGTCCGCAACAGTTTCGATCTCACCGACCTCAATACGGAAATCGACGCGCTCGATACGAAGATCGACGGCGGCCTGCAGCTCGATCTCTACACCGAGGTTCAATCGCTGCTTCTGGAACGCGTGGTCTGGTTCAAGCGCAATGTCCATTTCGACAAGGGCCTGTCGGCGGTCGTCGACCGGTTCAGAAACGGTATTGCCGACCTGCGCGAGCGCCTGGAAAGCCTTCTGCCGGAAGAACCGGCAGAGCTTCTCAACGCCCGCGCTGCCGAATACGAGGAGAAGGGCGTTCCCGCATCACTCGCCCGGCGCATTGCCTGGCTGATCGCGGAACAGGCGATCCCCGACATCGTCATCGTGTCGGAAGAAACCGGCGCTGATCTCGAAACAGCGGCAGAGGCCTATTACCAGGTGGCGCATCACTTCAAGATCGGCAACATGCACGAACTGGCGAGCGGGCTGGAAGTCCGTGACTATTATGACGGTCTTGCGCTCGACCGGGCACGTGCGATCCTGTTCTCCGCCCATCGCGACCTTGCAAGCGCCGCCATCAGGGCCGGCAGTTTCGCCAACTGGCTGACCGAGCATGCCGCTGAAGCGGAAAGCAGGCACGGCGCGGTCAACGAGATCCTGGACGGCGGCTTGAGCGTGTCCAAGTTCACGGTCGCGGCGGGCCTGCTGGCTGAAATCTGCGGTTCTGCATAA
- a CDS encoding MFS transporter produces MTDVSTDFPDNTDRRAIWSWALFDWAAQPFFTLITTFVFSPYFASVLAETPEEGQSLWGFATATAGLGIALLAPILGSVADATGQRKLWIFLFSVPFVICCWMFWYAAPGGSNSITIALVAFAIGTLCIEVATVFNNAMMPSLVPHERVGRLSSFGWAMGYVSALITLAIALLLFSANAETGKTLAGISPVFGLDPATQEGDRVTGPFSALWYIVFVVPMFLFVPDAPARRKMATAVREGLSELAASLAQARTNRNIFQFLIANMIFKDGLVALFAFGGIYSAGQLGWGSIEIGIFGIIVIITGIAGLVLAGHLDDRFGAKPVILVALVVLMICGLGMISIDKTTVLFFIKTQAAPEGAQFASLPEQMFIGLGAVIGAVSGPLQASSRSLLIRLAPRKHMTQYFGLLALSGKVTSFLAPLAVGIVTALSGSQAGGMSVVLVFFAVGFALMLSVQEKRTG; encoded by the coding sequence GTGACGGATGTTTCCACTGACTTTCCGGACAACACGGATCGCCGCGCCATCTGGTCCTGGGCGCTGTTCGACTGGGCGGCGCAACCGTTCTTCACCCTGATCACGACATTCGTCTTTTCCCCTTATTTCGCCTCCGTTCTGGCGGAAACGCCCGAGGAAGGCCAATCACTGTGGGGGTTTGCAACGGCAACGGCCGGTCTCGGCATCGCCCTGCTGGCGCCGATCCTGGGGTCGGTGGCAGACGCGACCGGCCAGCGCAAACTCTGGATCTTCCTGTTTTCCGTTCCCTTCGTGATCTGCTGCTGGATGTTCTGGTATGCCGCGCCGGGCGGAAGCAACAGCATCACCATAGCGCTCGTCGCCTTCGCGATCGGCACGCTCTGCATCGAAGTGGCAACCGTCTTCAACAACGCGATGATGCCGTCGCTTGTCCCCCATGAGAGGGTCGGCAGGCTGTCGAGCTTCGGCTGGGCAATGGGCTATGTCAGTGCGCTCATCACGCTTGCAATCGCCCTGTTGCTGTTTTCCGCAAATGCAGAAACCGGCAAGACGCTTGCGGGCATCAGTCCCGTTTTCGGTCTTGATCCGGCAACGCAGGAAGGCGACCGGGTCACCGGCCCCTTTTCCGCACTGTGGTACATCGTTTTCGTTGTTCCCATGTTTCTCTTCGTGCCGGATGCGCCCGCAAGACGCAAGATGGCAACAGCCGTGCGCGAAGGCCTGTCGGAGCTCGCAGCCAGCCTCGCCCAGGCAAGGACGAACCGGAACATCTTCCAGTTCCTGATTGCCAACATGATTTTCAAGGACGGCCTGGTCGCTCTATTCGCCTTTGGCGGGATCTATTCCGCCGGCCAGCTTGGCTGGGGATCGATTGAAATCGGCATCTTCGGCATCATTGTCATCATCACCGGGATCGCCGGTCTTGTGCTGGCCGGTCATCTCGATGACAGGTTCGGCGCGAAACCCGTGATCCTCGTCGCTCTCGTCGTTCTGATGATCTGCGGACTGGGCATGATCTCAATCGACAAGACGACGGTCCTGTTTTTCATCAAGACCCAGGCAGCTCCGGAGGGCGCGCAATTCGCCTCCCTGCCGGAACAGATGTTCATCGGGCTCGGCGCGGTCATCGGAGCTGTGTCGGGCCCCCTCCAGGCCTCCTCGCGCAGCCTTCTGATACGCCTCGCACCGAGAAAGCACATGACGCAGTATTTCGGGCTGCTGGCGCTGTCCGGAAAGGTAACCAGTTTCCTGGCGCCGCTCGCCGTCGGCATCGTCACGGCCCTTTCGGGCAGTCAGGCCGGCGGCATGTCGGTAGTTCTTGTGTTCTTCGCGGTCGGCTTCGCCTTGATGCTCAGCGTCCAGGAAAAACGCACCGGATAA
- the purH gene encoding bifunctional phosphoribosylaminoimidazolecarboxamide formyltransferase/IMP cyclohydrolase: protein MAIVSKAVPVPELVPVTRALLSVFDKTGLVDFARALCERGVELVSTGGSYKALADAGLAVMDISEVTGFPEIMDGRVKTLHPNVHGGLLSIRDDDDHQAAMADHGIVGIDLFCGNLYPFEDVVASGADYATGIENIDIGGPAMTRAAAKNHAYVTVVTDPSDYDDVIAELDANQGQAPIGLRKRLALKAFARTAAYDAAVSNWMADQLGETTPAHRAVGGALAEVMRYGENPHQTAGFYKTGENRPGVATARQIQGKTLSYNNINDTDAAFELVSEFDPERVCAVAIIKHANPCGVAEGANLRDAYEKALRCDPVSAFGGIVALNKTLDAQAAEEIVKVFTEVIIAPDADEAAREIIAAKKNLRLLVTGGLADARAKGLFVKSVAGGLLVQSRDNGVVDDLDLKVVTKRAPSDQELADLKFAFRVAKHVKSNAIVYARDGATVGVGAGQMSRVDSARIAARKALDATEAAGLSEPLTKGCVVASDAFFPFADGLLSAAEAGATAVIQPGGSMRDDDVIAAADEAGLAMVLTGMRHFRH, encoded by the coding sequence ATGGCTATTGTGTCCAAAGCCGTTCCTGTTCCCGAGCTTGTGCCCGTCACGCGTGCCCTCCTGTCCGTTTTCGACAAGACCGGACTTGTCGACTTTGCGCGCGCGCTTTGCGAACGTGGCGTCGAGCTTGTTTCGACGGGTGGGTCCTACAAGGCCCTTGCGGATGCAGGACTGGCTGTCATGGACATTTCCGAGGTGACCGGCTTTCCCGAAATCATGGACGGGCGGGTGAAGACGCTGCATCCGAATGTCCATGGCGGGCTTCTGTCTATCCGGGACGATGACGACCATCAGGCGGCGATGGCGGATCACGGCATCGTCGGGATCGATCTCTTCTGCGGCAATCTCTATCCGTTTGAGGATGTTGTCGCCTCGGGTGCGGACTATGCAACGGGGATCGAGAACATAGATATCGGCGGGCCGGCCATGACCCGTGCCGCTGCCAAGAACCATGCCTATGTCACCGTGGTGACCGACCCGTCCGACTATGACGACGTGATCGCGGAACTGGATGCCAATCAGGGGCAGGCGCCGATCGGCCTGCGCAAGCGGCTTGCGCTCAAGGCGTTTGCGCGCACGGCGGCCTATGACGCGGCGGTTTCCAACTGGATGGCGGACCAACTCGGCGAGACGACACCGGCGCATCGGGCGGTCGGCGGGGCGCTTGCCGAGGTCATGCGCTACGGTGAGAACCCGCACCAGACAGCGGGCTTCTACAAGACCGGGGAAAACCGGCCCGGCGTTGCGACCGCGCGGCAGATCCAGGGGAAGACGCTTTCCTACAACAATATCAACGATACCGACGCCGCGTTCGAACTTGTCAGCGAGTTCGATCCGGAACGGGTGTGCGCAGTTGCGATCATCAAGCATGCAAATCCGTGCGGGGTCGCGGAAGGGGCAAACCTCAGGGACGCTTACGAAAAGGCGCTGCGCTGCGATCCCGTGTCCGCGTTCGGCGGGATCGTCGCGCTCAACAAGACACTCGACGCGCAAGCCGCGGAAGAGATCGTCAAGGTGTTTACCGAGGTGATCATTGCGCCCGATGCCGACGAGGCTGCGCGGGAGATCATTGCCGCCAAGAAGAACCTGCGGCTTCTGGTGACCGGGGGTCTCGCGGATGCGCGCGCGAAAGGCCTGTTCGTCAAGTCGGTTGCCGGCGGTCTCCTGGTGCAGTCGCGCGACAATGGCGTTGTCGACGACCTGGATCTCAAGGTCGTCACCAAGCGCGCTCCAAGCGACCAGGAGCTTGCCGACCTCAAATTCGCCTTCCGGGTCGCCAAGCATGTCAAGTCGAACGCGATCGTCTATGCCCGCGACGGCGCCACCGTGGGCGTCGGCGCCGGCCAGATGAGCCGCGTGGATTCGGCGCGCATCGCCGCGCGCAAGGCGTTGGACGCAACGGAGGCCGCAGGGTTGAGCGAGCCATTGACCAAGGGCTGCGTGGTTGCATCCGACGCTTTCTTTCCGTTCGCGGACGGCCTATTGTCCGCAGCCGAAGCGGGCGCGACGGCCGTTATCCAGCCGGGCGGTTCCATGCGCGACGACGACGTGATCGCGGCCGCCGACGAGGCCGGTCTTGCGATGGTGCTGACCGGGATGCGTCATTTCCGGCACTGA
- a CDS encoding heparinase II/III family protein translates to MSIASLNERSRVWRLVALHIWHRTLKWMHGGPFFRLQPFSSVPSRLLIAPQDLRTADETNAADIYGGRFLFSGHLVETQGRSPFEMNAVHEDWQRELHGFGWLRDLRAADSQIARQNARVLVEDWMKYSGRRHPIGWEAPVVTQRIISWLAHSPFILQDGDHEFYRRFVKSLARQVRYLRQTINETEDGVIRLRASMAVASACISMAGQGRFARQSIRRLDHELTRQILPDGGHVSRNPRALIDILADLLPLRQAFVAQGLEMPPAMLQSVDRMMPMLRFFRHGDGALGHFNGMGSTPSDLVATILAYDDARGAPPLNAPHSGYQRLSGGSSVVLIDTGPVPALSVSGDAHAGCLSFEFSSSNNRLVVNCGVSPRSNPLWRKVSRSTAAHSTLTIEDTSSCRFLSEKPFGKLLGSPILSGPSYVPIEREDDMAGSRITASHDGYESDFNVFHERDLRLSGDGTVLDGIDTVRALGSIDAEHRYALRFHLYPGLRTSLLRGGSAVLMVCRDGEAWEFEAPGSELSLEESIYLSDVYGHRKTDQIVVTGSLLEKPAVGWQFRKTATAKLSRRGTSEFDEPDELPLEE, encoded by the coding sequence GTGAGTATAGCGAGCCTGAACGAAAGAAGCCGCGTCTGGCGGCTCGTGGCCCTGCATATCTGGCACCGTACCCTGAAATGGATGCATGGCGGACCCTTCTTCCGCCTGCAGCCGTTTTCGTCTGTGCCCTCGCGCCTGTTGATCGCGCCGCAGGATCTGCGGACCGCCGACGAGACGAACGCCGCCGACATCTACGGCGGCAGATTCCTGTTTTCCGGGCATCTCGTTGAAACGCAGGGGCGTTCCCCATTCGAGATGAATGCCGTTCACGAGGACTGGCAACGCGAGCTGCACGGGTTCGGCTGGTTGCGGGATCTGAGGGCCGCCGACAGTCAGATCGCTCGGCAGAATGCGCGGGTCCTGGTCGAAGACTGGATGAAATACAGCGGCCGGAGGCACCCGATCGGCTGGGAAGCGCCGGTCGTGACCCAGCGGATCATCTCCTGGCTGGCCCATTCGCCCTTCATTCTCCAGGACGGTGATCACGAGTTTTACCGGCGGTTCGTCAAATCGCTTGCAAGACAGGTGCGCTACCTGCGCCAGACGATCAACGAGACCGAGGACGGCGTGATCCGGCTACGGGCTTCCATGGCCGTCGCGTCCGCCTGTATCTCAATGGCAGGCCAGGGCCGGTTTGCGCGCCAGAGCATCCGGCGTCTCGATCACGAACTGACTCGGCAGATCCTCCCAGACGGCGGACATGTTTCGCGCAATCCGCGCGCCCTGATCGACATTCTGGCGGATCTCCTGCCGCTTCGGCAGGCCTTCGTCGCGCAAGGACTGGAAATGCCGCCGGCGATGCTTCAGTCCGTGGATCGCATGATGCCGATGCTCCGCTTCTTCCGGCACGGTGATGGCGCGCTCGGCCACTTCAATGGCATGGGGTCCACGCCAAGCGATCTTGTGGCGACGATCCTTGCCTATGACGATGCACGCGGAGCGCCTCCCCTGAACGCTCCCCACTCGGGCTATCAGAGGCTGAGCGGAGGCAGTTCCGTCGTTCTGATCGATACGGGACCCGTTCCCGCGCTTTCGGTTTCCGGCGATGCGCATGCGGGATGCCTGTCGTTCGAGTTTTCCTCGAGCAACAACAGGCTCGTGGTGAATTGCGGTGTATCGCCGCGTTCCAATCCGCTCTGGCGCAAGGTCAGCCGGTCCACGGCCGCCCATTCGACACTGACCATCGAGGACACATCATCCTGCCGGTTCCTCTCTGAAAAGCCGTTCGGCAAGCTGCTCGGCTCTCCGATCCTTTCCGGTCCGTCCTATGTCCCTATCGAGCGGGAAGACGACATGGCCGGAAGCCGCATCACCGCCTCTCATGACGGCTATGAATCGGACTTCAACGTTTTCCACGAGCGCGACCTGCGGCTTTCGGGAGACGGGACCGTCCTTGACGGCATCGACACCGTGAGAGCGCTTGGTTCAATCGACGCCGAGCACCGTTATGCGCTGCGGTTTCATCTCTATCCCGGTCTCAGGACTTCCCTGCTGCGAGGCGGCTCGGCTGTCCTCATGGTCTGCCGGGACGGCGAGGCGTGGGAGTTCGAAGCGCCCGGAAGCGAGTTGTCGCTGGAAGAAAGCATCTACCTTTCCGACGTCTACGGTCACCGGAAGACGGACCAGATCGTCGTCACGGGGTCGCTGCTCGAAAAACCGGCGGTCGGCTGGCAATTCAGGAAAACGGCGACCGCCAAGCTGAGCCGCCGCGGCACCAGCGAATTCGACGAACCGGACGAGTTGCCGCTGGAAGAATAA
- a CDS encoding transcription antitermination factor NusB has translation MNNRGNRRPASSGGKESEQPDRPGFAARKIAADILGNVVHKKRPLDGELDASSGHSGLRALPGNDRALVRAIVGASLRRRGEISEILDRLLDRPIPEKTGRVVDILHIAIAQMLFLDVPDRAAVSLAVDHAGLDRRARPYKGLVNGVLRRLGRERADLVSDLDPQLNTPDWLWQSWTEGYGEETARAIASAHQGEAALDLSVKSDAAGWAERLGGRIVAGGSVRLDRKGAVEALEGYEEGAWWVQDAAASLPARLLGDVRGLKVADLCAAPGGKTAQLASAGAEVTAVDISKGRLKRLEDNMLRLKLNVATVVSDLRNYVPEAPFDSVLLDAPCSATGTIRRHPDVAWIKKPYDIEKLADIQRELLDRVLGWVKPGGLIVYCTCSLEKAEGELQADDYRARNQGKVDLVPLDAAELGGLAHLITEEGYLRCLPQHRAGESEEIRGLDGFFAARFRRS, from the coding sequence TTGAACAATCGCGGCAACAGGCGCCCGGCTTCGTCCGGTGGAAAAGAGAGCGAGCAACCGGACAGACCCGGATTTGCCGCTCGAAAGATCGCGGCGGATATTCTCGGCAACGTCGTCCACAAAAAGCGGCCGCTGGATGGAGAACTCGACGCCTCGTCAGGACATTCCGGGTTGCGTGCGCTTCCCGGAAATGACCGTGCACTCGTGCGGGCGATCGTGGGGGCATCGCTTCGTCGCCGCGGTGAGATTTCCGAAATCCTGGACCGGCTGCTCGACCGGCCGATCCCGGAAAAAACCGGCAGGGTGGTCGACATCCTGCATATCGCGATCGCGCAGATGCTTTTTCTGGATGTTCCGGACCGGGCCGCGGTCTCACTGGCTGTCGATCATGCCGGACTCGACCGCAGGGCACGCCCCTACAAGGGTCTCGTGAACGGCGTGCTGCGCCGGCTTGGACGCGAACGGGCGGATCTTGTTTCGGATCTCGATCCGCAGCTGAACACGCCGGACTGGTTGTGGCAAAGCTGGACGGAGGGGTACGGCGAGGAGACCGCCAGAGCGATCGCCTCCGCGCATCAGGGCGAGGCGGCGCTCGACCTCAGCGTCAAGTCGGATGCGGCGGGTTGGGCCGAACGGCTCGGGGGCCGGATTGTCGCCGGCGGAAGCGTCAGACTGGACCGGAAAGGCGCGGTCGAAGCGCTTGAAGGCTATGAAGAAGGTGCCTGGTGGGTTCAGGACGCGGCCGCATCGCTGCCTGCGCGTTTGCTGGGAGACGTCCGGGGTCTGAAGGTCGCGGATCTTTGTGCGGCCCCCGGAGGCAAGACCGCGCAACTGGCGTCGGCCGGTGCGGAGGTAACGGCTGTCGATATCTCGAAAGGCAGATTGAAGCGGCTTGAAGACAACATGCTCCGACTCAAGCTGAACGTGGCAACGGTCGTCTCGGATCTGCGGAACTACGTGCCCGAGGCCCCGTTCGACTCCGTCCTGCTGGATGCGCCCTGCAGCGCGACCGGAACGATCCGGCGGCACCCGGATGTGGCGTGGATCAAGAAACCCTACGACATCGAAAAGCTCGCTGATATACAGCGCGAACTGCTCGACAGGGTTCTCGGCTGGGTCAAGCCGGGTGGCCTTATCGTCTATTGCACCTGTTCGCTCGAAAAAGCCGAGGGAGAACTTCAGGCCGATGACTACAGAGCGCGCAATCAGGGAAAAGTAGATCTTGTGCCTCTGGACGCGGCAGAACTCGGCGGTCTTGCGCACCTGATAACCGAAGAGGGATATCTCCGGTGTCTTCCGCAGCACAGGGCAGGTGAGAGCGAGGAAATCCGCGGATTGGACGGTTTCTTTGCGGCCCGATTCAGGCGCTCTTAA